Proteins encoded by one window of Brienomyrus brachyistius isolate T26 chromosome 1, BBRACH_0.4, whole genome shotgun sequence:
- the nedd1 gene encoding protein NEDD1, with amino-acid sequence MEDVTRLVSSGDDVKVWSSASMTVLEQFNPHSARHPVSRVCWSSNNRYLVTASSSGDKLVVSSLKSSPIPLVELGEGRKQTRISLNSTSQFLVSGGLDCSVNIWDLKTKKLHRSLQDHKEEVTCVSFNGNDNYIASGSTSGDIILHSITTNLSSKPFGHGAIQPIHDLKYSFVKRSLLGTVSDSGVVVLWDANTQKELHSFPEKHKAPASGLAFSPTSDLLFVTVGLDKKIICYDTSSKMVLRSMRAESPLTAIDFMPDGAGLAVGSTQGKVYLYDLRNLSAPVNVAIAHKTSVTCLSFQHIHSRHTKSSKVGSSKTSSTVPSKRTSVKLEDPAGPDPTPVPSPSSAASTFSISMVTQHGSQAVSDQHMAEKADGGMDVMLRKEDEGQQGGDRLPSMDRFNNVGRNSLDIFSPVREDYKALRLSVDPSSGKKKDELDFLSQYARVTDPRRTPLGTPGSIGPSSVFQTPPPIREEETSPLVLPQIMECRTGDKDLSEGLTLELDSQAVPGSTGPPARTPEATLRSGREGVAPLRFDTPVNGATPAAARKPPGVESVASSLTERIAESVGVEGGGAPLSALQVHFIRNMIHEALEDFRDACHRDIVNLQVEMIRQFYIQLNEIHGLIERYSVTDSLVEEIECLKEENKRLKTNY; translated from the exons ATCGGTATCTGGTGACCGCCAGCAGCAGTGGGGACAAGCTGGTGGTGTCCAGTTTGAAATCATCCCCTATCCCTCTGGTTGAGCTTGGAGAGGGG AGGAAGCAGACCCGCATCAGCTTGAATTCCACCTCCCAGTTCCTTGTGAGCGGTGGCCTGGACTGCAGTGTCAACATTTGGGATCTGAAGACCAAGAAGTTGCACCGCTCCTTGCAG GACCACAAGGAAGAAGTGACCTGTGTGTCCTTCAATGGCAACGACAACTACATAGCCTCCGGATCCACCAGCGGCGATATCATCCTGCACAGCATCACCACCAACCTGTCCAGCAAGCCGTTTGGTCATGGTGCTATACAG CCCATCCATGACCTGAAGTACTCGTTTGTGAAGCGGTCACTTTTGGGCACGGTGTCAGACAGTGGCGTGGTTGTGTTGTGGGATGCCAACACGCAGAAGGAGCTGCACTCATTCCCGGAGAAACACAAGGCCCCTGCTTCCGGGCTTGCCTTCTCACCCACCAGCGACCTCCTCTTTGTCACTGTGGGTCTGGACAAGAAAATCATCTGTTACGACACCTCCAGCAAGAt GGTTTTGCGAAGCATGCGAGCAGAGTCCCCTTTGACGGCCATTGACTTCATGCCAGACGGAGCGGGGCTTGCTGTGGGCTCCACTCAGGGAAAAGTGTATCTGTATGACCTCCGGAACCTCAGTGCACCCGTGAACGTGGCCATCGCGCATAAGACCTCTGTCACCTGCCTCAGCTTCCAGCACATCCATTCACGTCATACCAAG TCGAGCAAAGTGGGATCCAGCAAGACGTCCTCCACTGTACCCAGCAAGAGGACGTCGGTAAAACTGGAAGATCCTGCTGGACCTGATCCCACGCCTGTCCCTAGCCCCTCTAGTGCAGCGTCGACGTTTTCCATATCCATGGTGACCCAACATGGCTCCCAAGCCGTGTCTGACCAGCACATGGCAGAGAAAGCAG ATGGCGGCATGGATGTCATGCTCCGCAAGGAAGATGAGGGCCAGCAAGGTGGGGACCGGCTCCCCAGCATGGACAGGTTTAATAACGTCGGCCGGAACAGCCTGGACATCTTCTCGCCAGTGCGAGAGG ACTACAAGGCCCTCAGGCTGAGTGTAGACCCTTCAAGTGGAAAGAAGAAAGATG AGTTGGACTTCCTGTCACAGTACGCCAGAGTCACTGACCCCCGCAGGACCCCCCTGGGCACACCAGGGAGCATCGGGCCCAGTTCCGTGTTCCAGACCCCTCCTCCAATCAGGGAGGAAGAAACCTCACCGCTAGTACTGCCGCAGATAATGGAATGTCGAACG GGTGATAAAGATCTGAGTGAAGGTCTCACGTTGGAGCTAGACTCGCAGGCTGTGCCCGGCAGCACGGGGCCCCCAGCACGTACTCCTGAGGCCACCCTAAGGAGTGGGAGGGAGGGCGTGGCCCCGCTCCGCTTCGACACACCCGTCAACGGGGCCACCCCTGCCGCTGCACGCAAACCTCCAG gtgTGGAGTCTGTGGCCTCCTCCCTCACTGAGCGAATCGCAGAGAGTGTTGGCGTTGAGGGGGGCGGGGCTCCACTCTCGGCCCTGCAGGTGCATTTCATCCGCAATATGATCCACGAGGCTCTGGAGGACTTTAG GGATGCCTGTCACAGGGACATTGTGAACCTGCAGGTGGAGATGATCAGACAATTCTACATCCAGctg AACGAGATCCACGGCCTGATCGAGAGATACTCAGTGACCGACTCGCTGGTGGAGGAGATCGAGTGTCTCAAAGAGGAGAACAAGAGGCTGAAGACCAACTACTGA